The proteins below come from a single Agromyces flavus genomic window:
- a CDS encoding spermidine/putrescine ABC transporter substrate-binding protein, with amino-acid sequence MEGSVEARVSHEVDRWLAWLPRWRPGTHRGRVRLCTRCFGSPILAASGLDVDVPHPVQHAFSMRMKGIIDASVDDYTARNLPMLHREIRLAEERKARRPYRAGEGLDPEFLGLDLDPEETPGQPFLFTLQGLEADAAAESAEPAPRPFTPQEKEALREEVRLADEFAKQLGRRICIELAHHRARIAAAVERHVEPQVAQMLADLDRELDAPGWPG; translated from the coding sequence GTGGAGGGATCGGTCGAGGCCCGCGTGAGCCACGAGGTCGACCGCTGGCTCGCCTGGCTCCCGCGCTGGCGGCCCGGGACGCACCGCGGCCGCGTGCGCCTCTGCACGCGCTGCTTCGGCTCGCCGATCCTCGCCGCCTCCGGCCTCGACGTCGACGTGCCCCACCCAGTACAGCACGCGTTCTCGATGCGCATGAAGGGCATCATCGACGCGTCGGTCGACGACTACACGGCGCGGAACCTGCCCATGCTGCACCGCGAGATCCGGCTCGCCGAGGAGCGCAAGGCCCGCCGGCCGTACCGCGCGGGGGAGGGGCTCGACCCGGAGTTCCTCGGACTGGACCTCGATCCCGAGGAGACGCCGGGCCAGCCGTTCCTCTTCACGCTGCAGGGGCTCGAGGCGGACGCCGCGGCCGAGTCCGCCGAGCCCGCACCCCGCCCGTTCACGCCGCAGGAGAAGGAGGCGCTGCGCGAGGAGGTGCGCCTGGCCGACGAGTTCGCCAAGCAGCTCGGCCGTCGCATCTGCATCGAGCTCGCACACCACCGGGCCCGGATCGCCGCCGCGGTCGAGCGTCACGTCGAGCCCCAAGTCGCGCAGATGCTCGCCGACCTCGACCGCGAGCTCGACGCGCCGGGCTGGCCGGGCTGA
- the fusA gene encoding elongation factor G, protein MALDVLTDLSKVRNIGIMAHIDAGKTTTTERILFYTGVNHKIGETHDGASTTDWMEQEKERGITITSAAVTCFWNKNQINIIDTPGHVDFTVEVERSLRVLDGAVAVFDGKEGVEPQSETVWRQADKYNVPRICFVNKMDKLGADFYFTVDTIVKRLGAKPLVLQLPIGAENDFVGVVDLVEMRALVWPGDAKGDVTMGAKYEVQEIPADLKDKAEEYRQQLLETVAETSDELLEKFFGGEELTVAEIKGAIRKLTVNSEIYPVLCGSAFKNRGVQPMLDAVVDFLPSPLDVPAVEGRNPRNEDEVIERHPDASDPFAALAFKVAVHPFFGRLTYIRVYSGHLDSGGQVINSTKGKKERIGKIFQMHANKENPVDSVTAGNIYAVIGLKDTTTGDTLCDPDNQVVLESMTFPAPVIEVAIEPKTKADQEKLGTAIQKLAEEDPTFRTELNQETGQTVIKGMGELHLDILVDRMKREFKVEANVGKPQVAYRETIKRAVEKHDYTHKKQTGGSGQFAKIQFALEPLEIEGDKTYEFENKVTGGRVPREYIPSVDAGFQDAMQYGILAGYPMVGVKGILLDGAAHDVDSSEMAFKIAGSMGFKEAARKANPVLLEPLMAVEVRTPEEYMGDVIGDLNSRRGQIQSMEDAAGVKVVRAHVPLSEMFGYIGDLRSKTSGRAVYSMEFESYAEVPKAVADEIVQKNKGE, encoded by the coding sequence GTGGCACTTGACGTGCTCACCGACCTGAGCAAGGTCCGCAACATCGGCATCATGGCGCACATCGATGCCGGCAAGACCACCACCACCGAGCGCATCCTGTTCTACACGGGCGTCAACCACAAGATCGGCGAGACGCACGACGGCGCCTCGACCACCGACTGGATGGAGCAGGAGAAGGAGCGCGGCATCACGATCACGTCGGCCGCCGTGACCTGCTTCTGGAACAAGAACCAGATCAACATCATCGACACGCCCGGCCACGTCGACTTCACCGTCGAGGTGGAGCGCTCGCTGCGCGTGCTCGACGGCGCGGTCGCCGTCTTCGACGGCAAGGAGGGCGTCGAGCCCCAGTCCGAGACCGTGTGGCGCCAGGCCGACAAGTACAACGTCCCCCGGATCTGCTTCGTCAACAAGATGGACAAGCTCGGCGCGGACTTCTACTTCACGGTCGACACCATCGTGAAGCGCCTCGGTGCCAAGCCGCTCGTGCTCCAGCTCCCGATCGGTGCCGAGAACGACTTCGTCGGCGTCGTCGACCTCGTCGAGATGCGTGCCCTCGTGTGGCCCGGCGACGCCAAGGGCGACGTGACCATGGGTGCCAAGTACGAGGTGCAGGAGATCCCGGCCGACCTCAAGGACAAGGCCGAGGAGTACCGCCAGCAGTTGCTCGAGACCGTCGCCGAGACCAGCGACGAGCTGCTCGAGAAGTTCTTCGGCGGCGAGGAGCTCACGGTCGCCGAGATCAAGGGCGCGATCCGCAAGCTCACCGTCAACTCCGAGATCTACCCCGTGCTGTGCGGCTCGGCGTTCAAGAACCGCGGCGTGCAGCCCATGCTCGACGCGGTCGTGGACTTCCTTCCGTCGCCGCTCGACGTGCCGGCGGTCGAGGGCCGCAACCCCCGCAACGAGGACGAGGTCATCGAGCGTCACCCCGACGCCAGCGACCCCTTCGCGGCGCTCGCCTTCAAGGTCGCGGTGCACCCGTTCTTCGGTCGCCTCACCTACATCCGCGTCTACTCGGGTCACCTCGACTCGGGCGGCCAGGTCATCAACTCGACCAAGGGCAAGAAGGAGCGCATCGGGAAGATCTTCCAGATGCACGCCAACAAGGAGAACCCGGTCGACTCGGTCACCGCGGGCAACATCTACGCCGTCATCGGCCTCAAGGACACGACCACGGGCGACACCCTGTGCGACCCCGACAACCAGGTCGTGCTCGAGTCCATGACGTTCCCGGCCCCGGTCATCGAGGTCGCGATCGAGCCGAAGACCAAGGCCGACCAGGAGAAGCTCGGCACGGCGATCCAGAAGCTCGCCGAGGAGGACCCGACCTTCCGCACCGAGCTCAACCAGGAGACGGGCCAGACCGTCATCAAGGGCATGGGCGAGCTGCACCTCGACATCCTCGTCGACCGCATGAAGCGCGAGTTCAAGGTCGAGGCGAACGTCGGCAAGCCGCAGGTCGCCTACCGCGAGACGATCAAGCGCGCGGTCGAGAAGCACGACTACACGCACAAGAAGCAGACGGGCGGCTCGGGCCAGTTCGCGAAGATCCAGTTCGCGCTGGAGCCGCTCGAGATCGAGGGCGACAAGACGTACGAGTTCGAGAACAAGGTCACGGGTGGCCGCGTTCCCCGCGAGTACATCCCCTCGGTCGACGCCGGCTTCCAGGACGCCATGCAGTACGGCATCCTCGCGGGCTACCCGATGGTCGGCGTCAAGGGCATCCTGCTCGACGGTGCCGCCCACGACGTCGACTCCTCGGAGATGGCGTTCAAGATCGCCGGTTCGATGGGCTTCAAGGAGGCCGCTCGGAAGGCGAACCCCGTCCTGCTCGAGCCGCTGATGGCCGTCGAGGTCCGTACTCCCGAGGAGTACATGGGCGACGTCATCGGCGACCTGAACTCGCGCCGCGGCCAGATCCAGTCCATGGAGGACGCCGCCGGCGTGAAGGTCGTGCGTGCGCACGTCCCGCTCTCGGAGATGTTCGGCTACATCGGCGACCTGCGGTCCAAGACCTCGGGCCGCGCGGTGTACTCGATGGAGTTCGAGAGCTACGCGGAGGTCCCGAAGGCCGTGGCCGACGAGATCGTCCAGAAGAACAAGGGCGAGTAG
- the rplW gene encoding 50S ribosomal protein L23 produces the protein MSAVQNKDPRDIIIAPVVSEKSYNLIDEGKYTFIVDPRANKTEIKLAIEKIFGVKVASINTLNRQGKTRRTRFGIGKRKDTKRAIITLKSGSIDIFTAVG, from the coding sequence ATGAGCGCCGTGCAGAACAAGGACCCCCGCGACATCATCATCGCGCCGGTGGTCTCGGAGAAGAGCTACAACCTGATCGACGAGGGCAAGTACACGTTCATCGTGGACCCCCGTGCGAACAAGACCGAGATCAAGCTCGCGATCGAGAAGATCTTCGGCGTCAAGGTCGCCTCGATCAACACCCTGAACCGCCAGGGCAAGACGCGTCGCACGCGCTTCGGGATCGGCAAGCGCAAGGACACCAAGCGCGCGATCATCACCCTCAAGTCCGGCTCGATCGACATCTTCACGGCTGTCGGCTAA
- the tuf gene encoding elongation factor Tu, protein MAKAKFERTKPHVNIGTIGHVDHGKTTLTAAISKVLADKYPSATNVQRDFASIDSAPEERQRGITINISHVEYETPKRHYAHVDAPGHADYIKNMITGAAQMDGAILVVAATDGPMAQTREHVLLAKQVGVPYLLVALNKADMVDDEEILELVELEVRELLSSQGFPGDDAPVIRVSGLKALEGDEKWVQSVLDLMDAVDESIPDPVRDKDKPFLMPIEDVFTITGRGTVVTGRAERGTLKINSEVEIVGIRPTQKTTVTGIEMFHKQLDEAWAGENCGLLLRGTKREDVERGQVVVAPGSVTPHTNFEGTAYILSKEEGGRHNPFYANYRPQFYFRTTDVTGVITLPEGTEMVMPGDTTDMTVELIQPIAMEEGLGFAIREGGRTVGAGTVTKIIK, encoded by the coding sequence GTGGCTAAGGCCAAGTTCGAGCGGACCAAGCCGCACGTCAACATCGGTACGATCGGTCACGTCGACCACGGCAAGACGACGCTCACCGCGGCGATCTCGAAGGTGCTCGCCGACAAGTACCCGTCGGCCACCAACGTGCAGCGCGACTTCGCGTCGATCGACTCCGCTCCCGAGGAGCGCCAGCGCGGCATCACGATCAACATCTCGCACGTCGAGTACGAGACGCCGAAGCGCCACTACGCGCACGTCGACGCCCCGGGTCACGCCGACTACATCAAGAACATGATCACCGGTGCCGCCCAGATGGACGGCGCGATCCTCGTGGTCGCGGCGACCGACGGCCCGATGGCCCAGACGCGTGAGCACGTGCTGCTCGCGAAGCAGGTCGGCGTGCCCTACCTGCTCGTCGCGCTGAACAAGGCCGACATGGTCGACGACGAGGAGATCCTGGAGCTCGTCGAGCTCGAGGTGCGCGAGCTCCTCTCCTCGCAGGGCTTCCCCGGCGACGACGCTCCCGTCATCCGCGTCTCGGGCCTCAAGGCCCTCGAGGGCGACGAGAAGTGGGTCCAGTCGGTCCTCGACCTCATGGACGCCGTCGACGAGTCGATCCCCGACCCGGTGCGTGACAAGGACAAGCCGTTCCTCATGCCCATCGAGGACGTCTTCACCATCACCGGCCGCGGCACGGTCGTCACGGGTCGCGCCGAGCGCGGCACGCTGAAGATCAACTCCGAGGTCGAGATCGTCGGCATCCGCCCGACGCAGAAGACCACCGTCACGGGTATCGAGATGTTCCACAAGCAGCTCGACGAGGCGTGGGCCGGCGAGAACTGCGGTCTCCTGCTCCGTGGCACCAAGCGCGAGGACGTCGAGCGCGGCCAGGTCGTCGTGGCCCCGGGTTCGGTCACCCCGCACACCAACTTCGAGGGCACCGCGTACATCCTCTCGAAGGAGGAGGGCGGCCGTCACAACCCGTTCTACGCGAACTACCGTCCGCAGTTCTACTTCCGCACCACCGACGTCACCGGCGTCATCACGCTGCCCGAGGGCACCGAGATGGTCATGCCCGGCGACACCACCGACATGACGGTCGAGCTGATCCAGCCGATCGCCATGGAGGAGGGCCTCGGCTTCGCCATCCGCGAGGGTGGCCGCACCGTCGGCGCCGGTACCGTCACGAAGATCATCAAGTAG
- the rpsJ gene encoding 30S ribosomal protein S10 codes for MAGQKIRIRLKSYDHEVIDTSARKIVDTVTRAGATVVGPVPLPTEKNVVCVIRSPHKYKDSREHFEMRTHKRVIDIVDPTPKAVDSLMRLDLPADVNIEIKL; via the coding sequence ATGGCGGGACAGAAGATCCGCATTCGACTGAAGTCGTATGACCACGAGGTCATCGACACCTCGGCGCGCAAGATCGTCGACACGGTGACCCGCGCGGGCGCCACGGTCGTCGGCCCCGTGCCGCTTCCGACCGAGAAGAACGTGGTGTGCGTCATCCGCTCGCCCCACAAGTACAAGGACAGCCGCGAGCACTTCGAGATGCGCACCCACAAGCGCGTGATCGACATCGTGGACCCGACGCCCAAGGCCGTCGACTCGCTCATGCGACTCGACCTCCCGGCCGACGTCAACATCGAGATCAAGCTCTGA
- the rplV gene encoding 50S ribosomal protein L22, translating into MVESIARVRHIRVTPMKARRVVNLIRGKQAQEALAILKFAPQGASEPVYKLVASAIANARVKADATNTYLDEQDLYVKTAFVDEGTTLKRFQPRAQGRAFRINKRTSHITIVLGTPEEGTK; encoded by the coding sequence ATGGTGGAGTCGATCGCCCGCGTGCGACACATCCGCGTCACCCCCATGAAGGCTCGCCGCGTCGTCAACCTGATCCGCGGCAAGCAGGCTCAGGAGGCGCTCGCCATCCTGAAGTTCGCACCCCAGGGTGCGAGCGAGCCGGTGTACAAGCTCGTCGCCTCGGCCATCGCGAACGCTCGCGTCAAGGCCGACGCCACGAACACCTACCTGGACGAGCAGGACCTGTACGTGAAGACGGCGTTCGTCGACGAGGGCACCACCCTCAAGCGATTCCAGCCGCGCGCGCAGGGCCGTGCCTTCCGCATCAACAAGCGCACGAGCCACATCACCATCGTGCTCGGCACGCCCGAGGAGGGTACGAAGTAA
- a CDS encoding OsmC family protein: MTEQTTEHVHAVSERIAPGSVSVTRIAPRRYEGLNERGATVQIGGSELDGEHFTPGELLKLALAGCVGLSVDRVAARRLGDEYAMTVWAHGRSDQESNRYQQIDEEVIVDLSVLDAADREKLVGIMARAIEKGCTVGRSVEGAIDVGTAIDGTRVDAH; the protein is encoded by the coding sequence ATGACCGAGCAGACCACCGAGCACGTCCACGCCGTGAGCGAGCGGATCGCACCGGGCAGCGTCTCGGTCACGCGCATCGCACCGAGGCGATACGAGGGCCTGAACGAGCGCGGCGCGACCGTGCAGATCGGCGGCTCCGAGCTCGACGGCGAGCACTTCACGCCGGGCGAGCTGCTGAAGCTCGCACTGGCCGGATGCGTGGGGCTCAGCGTCGATCGCGTCGCCGCGCGACGCCTCGGCGACGAGTACGCGATGACGGTGTGGGCGCACGGCAGGTCCGACCAGGAGTCCAACCGGTACCAGCAGATCGACGAGGAGGTCATCGTCGACCTCTCGGTGCTCGACGCCGCCGACCGCGAGAAGCTGGTCGGCATCATGGCGCGTGCGATCGAGAAGGGCTGCACCGTGGGCCGCAGCGTCGAGGGCGCGATCGACGTCGGCACCGCGATCGACGGGACGCGCGTCGACGCCCACTGA
- the rplC gene encoding 50S ribosomal protein L3 translates to MSTTAKNVKGLLGTKLGMTQVWDENNKLIPVTVIEIAPNVVTHLRTAEKDGYAAVQIAAGAIDPRKVTKPLTGHFDAAGVTPRRHVTEVRTADAAEYSLGQELTVDGTFEAGQLVDVVGTSKGKGFAGVMKRHNFAGVSASHGAHRNHRKPGSIGASSTPSRVFKGMRMAGRMGGERVTVLNLRVHAVDAEKGLLLVKGAVPGARGRLVFVRNAVKGA, encoded by the coding sequence ATGTCCACCACTGCCAAGAACGTGAAGGGCCTGCTGGGCACCAAGCTCGGCATGACCCAGGTGTGGGACGAGAACAACAAGCTCATCCCGGTCACCGTCATCGAGATCGCCCCCAACGTGGTGACCCACCTGCGCACCGCCGAGAAGGACGGCTACGCGGCCGTCCAGATCGCCGCGGGCGCCATCGACCCCCGCAAGGTCACCAAGCCGCTCACCGGCCACTTCGACGCCGCCGGCGTGACCCCGCGCCGCCACGTCACCGAGGTGCGCACCGCGGATGCCGCCGAGTACTCGCTCGGCCAGGAGCTCACCGTGGACGGCACCTTCGAGGCCGGCCAGCTCGTCGACGTCGTCGGCACGAGCAAGGGCAAGGGCTTCGCCGGTGTCATGAAGCGCCACAACTTCGCGGGCGTCTCCGCCTCGCACGGTGCCCACCGCAACCACCGCAAGCCCGGTTCGATCGGCGCGTCGTCGACTCCCAGCCGCGTCTTCAAGGGCATGCGCATGGCCGGCCGCATGGGCGGCGAGCGCGTCACCGTCCTGAACCTCCGCGTGCACGCGGTCGACGCCGAGAAGGGCCTGCTGCTCGTCAAGGGCGCCGTCCCCGGTGCGCGCGGCCGTCTCGTGTTCGTCCGCAACGCTGTGAAGGGGGCGTAG
- a CDS encoding WXG100 family type VII secretion target: protein MAADFGASYGEMEAMASKLSDARDDIQSQLDQLKSSVDNLLGNDFKTQHASGKFGQGYEELTTGLKSAVDGIGEMGEALRGMMQAIQDLDQQLAGR, encoded by the coding sequence ATGGCCGCAGATTTCGGCGCCTCGTACGGCGAGATGGAAGCGATGGCGAGCAAGCTGTCCGACGCGCGCGACGACATCCAGTCGCAGCTCGACCAGCTGAAGAGCTCGGTCGACAACCTGCTCGGCAACGACTTCAAGACCCAGCACGCGTCCGGCAAGTTCGGCCAGGGCTACGAGGAGCTCACCACGGGCCTCAAGAGCGCGGTCGACGGCATCGGCGAGATGGGCGAGGCGCTGCGCGGCATGATGCAGGCCATCCAGGACCTCGACCAGCAGCTCGCCGGGCGCTGA
- the rpsS gene encoding 30S ribosomal protein S19: MPRSLKKGPFVDEHLLRKVSSQNEAGSKNVIKTWSRRSMIVPAMLGHTIAVHDGRKHIPVFVTETMVGHKLGEFAPTRTFRGHVKDDKKGRRR; encoded by the coding sequence ATGCCTCGCAGCCTCAAGAAGGGCCCCTTCGTCGACGAGCACCTGCTCCGCAAGGTCAGCTCGCAGAACGAAGCCGGCAGCAAGAACGTCATCAAGACCTGGTCGCGTCGCTCGATGATCGTCCCCGCCATGCTCGGGCACACGATCGCCGTGCACGACGGCCGCAAGCACATCCCGGTGTTCGTCACCGAGACCATGGTGGGCCACAAGCTCGGCGAGTTCGCGCCCACCCGCACCTTCCGTGGACACGTGAAGGACGACAAGAAGGGCCGCCGCCGCTAG
- the rpsL gene encoding 30S ribosomal protein S12, translated as MPTIQQLVRKGRSPKVTKTKAPALKANPQQRGVCTRVYTTTPKKPNSALRKVARVKLSNGTEVTAYIPGEGHNLQEHSMVLVRGGRVKDLPGVRYKIIRGALDTQAVKNRKQARSRYGAKMEKK; from the coding sequence GTGCCAACCATTCAGCAGTTGGTCCGCAAGGGTCGCTCGCCGAAGGTCACCAAGACCAAGGCTCCCGCCCTGAAGGCCAACCCCCAGCAGCGCGGCGTGTGCACGCGCGTGTACACCACCACCCCCAAGAAGCCGAACTCGGCGCTCCGCAAGGTCGCCCGCGTGAAGCTCTCGAACGGCACCGAGGTGACCGCCTACATCCCCGGCGAGGGCCACAACCTGCAGGAGCACTCAATGGTGCTCGTGCGTGGCGGTCGTGTGAAGGACCTCCCCGGCGTGCGCTACAAGATCATCCGCGGCGCGCTCGACACGCAGGCCGTGAAGAACCGCAAGCAGGCTCGTAGCCGCTACGGCGCGAAGATGGAGAAGAAGTAA
- the rplB gene encoding 50S ribosomal protein L2: protein MAIRKYKPTTPGRRGSSVADFAEITRSTPEKSLLRPLSKSGGRNNQGRITTRHVGGGHKRQYRVIDFRRNDKDGVPAKVAHIEYDPNRTARIALLHFVDGTKRYIIAPDKLKQGDPIESGPNADIKPGNNLPLRNIPTGTVVHAIELRPGGGAKLARSAGASVRLVAKDGPYAQLRLPSGEIRNVDARCRATVGEVGNAEQSNINWGKAGRKRWKGVRPTVRGVAMNPVDHPHGGGEGKTSGGRHPVSPWGQPEGRTRRPNRESDKLIVRRRTVGKKR, encoded by the coding sequence ATGGCTATTCGCAAGTACAAGCCCACGACCCCGGGTCGTCGCGGTTCGTCGGTCGCCGACTTCGCGGAGATCACGCGCTCGACCCCCGAGAAGTCGCTGCTCCGCCCGCTGTCGAAGTCCGGTGGCCGCAACAACCAGGGCCGCATCACCACCCGCCACGTCGGCGGCGGCCACAAGCGCCAGTACCGCGTCATCGACTTCCGTCGCAACGACAAGGACGGCGTGCCCGCCAAGGTCGCGCACATCGAGTACGACCCGAACCGCACCGCGCGCATCGCGCTGCTGCACTTCGTGGACGGCACCAAGCGCTACATCATCGCCCCCGACAAGCTCAAGCAGGGCGACCCGATCGAGTCGGGTCCCAACGCCGACATCAAGCCGGGCAACAACCTGCCGCTGCGCAACATCCCGACCGGTACCGTCGTGCACGCCATCGAGCTGCGCCCCGGTGGCGGCGCGAAGCTCGCGCGTTCGGCCGGCGCCTCGGTGCGCCTCGTCGCGAAGGACGGCCCCTACGCCCAGCTGCGCCTCCCCTCGGGCGAGATCCGCAACGTCGACGCGCGCTGCCGCGCGACCGTCGGCGAGGTCGGCAACGCCGAGCAGTCGAACATCAACTGGGGCAAGGCCGGCCGCAAGCGCTGGAAGGGCGTCCGCCCGACCGTCCGCGGTGTCGCGATGAACCCGGTCGACCACCCGCACGGTGGTGGTGAGGGCAAGACCTCCGGTGGTCGCCACCCGGTGAGCCCGTGGGGTCAGCCCGAGGGCCGTACCCGTCGCCCCAACCGTGAGAGCGACAAGCTCATCGTCCGCCGCCGTACCGTCGGCAAGAAGCGCTAG
- a CDS encoding DUF6121 family protein, with translation MATNSTSAWTVAGFAAALHLALIVAAFGLVSLFADVEPISDPAAGRLVGPITVGVSVLALLLLLGGALTRGIRPWSAAGLALVVTWAAGVVGATIAYAVSTGTLLAAAIFAASFMTIGFGVIIPITGALVALLAAVTMRAQQGGVERPRWPWERDEE, from the coding sequence GTGGCGACGAACTCGACCTCAGCGTGGACCGTCGCGGGCTTCGCGGCCGCGCTCCACCTCGCGCTGATCGTGGCCGCCTTCGGCCTCGTGAGCCTGTTCGCCGACGTCGAGCCGATCTCCGACCCGGCCGCCGGCCGGCTGGTGGGGCCCATCACGGTCGGGGTCTCGGTGCTGGCTCTGCTGCTGCTCCTGGGCGGAGCGCTCACCCGCGGCATCCGCCCATGGTCGGCGGCCGGGCTGGCACTCGTCGTCACGTGGGCGGCCGGCGTCGTCGGCGCGACGATCGCGTACGCGGTGTCGACCGGAACCCTGCTGGCCGCGGCGATCTTCGCCGCATCGTTCATGACGATCGGCTTCGGGGTCATCATCCCCATCACGGGTGCGCTCGTGGCGCTCCTCGCCGCCGTCACGATGCGCGCGCAGCAGGGCGGGGTCGAGCGTCCGCGCTGGCCGTGGGAGCGCGACGAGGAGTGA
- the rplD gene encoding 50S ribosomal protein L4 yields MATANTIDVLDVAGKKSGSIDLPAELFDVQTNVPLIHQVVVAQLAAARQGTHKTKTRGEVSGAGRKPFKQKGTGRARQGSIRAPHMTGGGVVHGPQPRDYSQRTPKKMIAAALLGALSDRARGGRVHAVEAFAAGDAPKTKDAVALLAGIAPAKHFLVVLARDEELSERVVRNIEAVHVLPVDQLNAYDVLVSDDIVFSKAALEAFIAAKTAKKEEVSA; encoded by the coding sequence ATGGCTACCGCCAACACCATCGACGTCCTCGACGTCGCCGGCAAGAAGTCCGGCTCGATCGACCTGCCCGCCGAGCTCTTCGACGTGCAGACCAACGTGCCGCTGATCCACCAGGTCGTCGTCGCCCAGCTCGCCGCCGCGCGCCAGGGCACGCACAAGACCAAGACCCGCGGCGAGGTCTCCGGTGCCGGCCGCAAGCCCTTCAAGCAGAAGGGCACGGGCCGCGCCCGCCAGGGCTCGATCCGCGCGCCGCACATGACCGGCGGTGGCGTCGTCCACGGCCCGCAGCCGCGCGACTACTCGCAGCGCACCCCCAAGAAGATGATCGCCGCCGCCCTGCTCGGCGCGCTCTCCGACCGCGCTCGCGGCGGCCGCGTCCACGCGGTCGAGGCGTTCGCCGCCGGTGACGCCCCGAAGACCAAGGACGCCGTGGCGCTGCTCGCCGGCATCGCGCCCGCGAAGCACTTCCTGGTCGTGCTGGCCCGCGACGAGGAGCTCTCGGAGCGCGTCGTGCGCAACATCGAGGCCGTGCACGTGCTGCCGGTCGACCAGCTGAACGCCTACGACGTGCTCGTCTCCGACGACATCGTCTTCAGCAAGGCCGCGCTCGAGGCGTTCATCGCCGCGAAGACGGCGAAGAAGGAAGAGGTCTCCGCATGA
- the rpsC gene encoding 30S ribosomal protein S3 — MGQKVNPYGFRLGITTDHVSRWFSDSTKPGQRYADYLAEDVKIRRLLQTSLDRAGVSRIEIERTRDRVRVDIHTARPGIVIGRRGAEAERIRADLEKLTGKQIQLNILEVKNPEADAQLVAQGIAEQLSARVAFRRAMRKGLQGAQRAGAKGVRIQVSGRLGGAEMSRSEFYREGRVPLHTLRANIDYGFYEAKTTFGRIGVKVWIYKGDITNKELAREQAAQKPSRDRSDRPRRAPRSQEPVAAGVEA, encoded by the coding sequence ATGGGTCAGAAGGTCAACCCGTACGGCTTCCGTCTCGGCATCACCACCGACCACGTGTCGCGGTGGTTCTCCGACTCGACGAAGCCCGGACAGCGCTACGCCGACTACCTCGCCGAGGACGTCAAGATCCGTCGCCTGCTCCAGACGTCGCTCGACCGTGCCGGCGTGAGCCGCATCGAGATCGAGCGCACCCGCGACCGCGTCCGCGTGGACATCCACACGGCGCGCCCGGGTATCGTGATCGGCCGCCGCGGCGCCGAGGCCGAGCGCATCCGCGCCGACCTCGAGAAGCTCACCGGCAAGCAGATCCAGCTGAACATCCTCGAGGTGAAGAACCCCGAGGCCGACGCCCAGCTCGTCGCGCAGGGCATCGCCGAGCAGCTCTCCGCCCGCGTGGCCTTCCGCCGCGCGATGCGCAAGGGCCTGCAGGGCGCGCAGCGCGCCGGCGCCAAGGGCGTCCGGATCCAGGTGTCGGGCCGCCTCGGCGGCGCCGAGATGAGCCGCTCGGAGTTCTACCGCGAGGGCCGCGTGCCGCTGCACACGCTCCGCGCGAACATCGACTACGGCTTCTACGAGGCCAAGACCACGTTCGGCCGCATCGGCGTGAAGGTCTGGATCTACAAGGGCGACATCACCAACAAGGAGCTCGCCCGCGAGCAGGCCGCCCAGAAGCCGTCGCGCGACCGCAGTGACCGTCCCCGCCGTGCGCCCCGTTCGCAGGAGCCGGTGGCCGCAGGAGTTGAGGCATAA
- the rpsG gene encoding 30S ribosomal protein S7, protein MPRKGPAPKRPVVADPVYGSPVVSQLVNKILIDGKKDLAQRIVYEALENVANKSGQDAVATLKKALDNVRPTLEVRSRRVGGSTYQVPVEVKPHRANTLALRWLTSYAKARREKTMTERLTNEILDASNGLGAAVKRREDTHKMAESNRAFAHYRW, encoded by the coding sequence ATGCCTCGCAAGGGTCCCGCTCCGAAGCGCCCCGTCGTCGCCGACCCGGTCTACGGTTCGCCGGTCGTCAGCCAGCTCGTCAACAAGATCCTCATCGACGGCAAGAAGGACCTCGCGCAGCGCATCGTCTACGAGGCGCTCGAGAACGTCGCCAACAAGTCCGGCCAGGACGCCGTCGCGACGCTCAAGAAGGCCCTCGACAACGTGCGCCCGACCCTCGAGGTCCGGTCGCGCCGCGTCGGCGGCTCGACCTACCAGGTCCCCGTCGAGGTCAAGCCCCACCGTGCGAACACGCTGGCGCTTCGCTGGCTCACCAGCTATGCCAAGGCCCGTCGCGAGAAGACCATGACCGAGCGTCTCACCAACGAGATCCTCGACGCGTCGAACGGCCTGGGTGCCGCGGTCAAGCGCCGCGAGGACACCCACAAGATGGCCGAGTCGAACCGCGCATTCGCCCACTACCGCTGGTAG